One genomic window of Candidatus Baltobacteraceae bacterium includes the following:
- the panE gene encoding 2-dehydropantoate 2-reductase, whose amino-acid sequence MAMRILVVGAGAVGGYFGGRLAQAGRDVTFLVRDGRAAVLRTNGLEIVSPHGDAKITPGIVTKAELNEPYGLVLLAVKQYALESAIGEFAPAIGPDTVILPVLNGVRHIDLLSAKFGRSHVLGGVCIVATTLDEKGRIVQLREMQELTYGELDGSNSARVLDVDRSLQGAGFTARLSSSIELEMWEKWVFIATLGTITCLLRGSVGQIARAPRGRDLTGAAIDECVSVATAAGYAPRAPALERIRTTLTDPDSNLTSSLYRDLQSGAKLEADAIIGDMCVRGEAAGVKLPLLAAAYAQLSIAMA is encoded by the coding sequence ATGGCGATGCGCATACTCGTCGTGGGTGCGGGGGCGGTCGGCGGCTACTTCGGCGGCCGCCTCGCACAAGCCGGACGTGACGTTACGTTTCTCGTGCGCGACGGCCGCGCCGCAGTGCTGCGCACGAACGGGCTCGAGATCGTGAGCCCGCACGGCGACGCAAAAATAACTCCCGGCATCGTCACGAAGGCCGAGCTGAACGAGCCGTATGGCCTGGTGCTGCTAGCCGTCAAACAGTACGCACTGGAATCCGCGATCGGCGAATTCGCACCCGCAATCGGCCCAGACACGGTGATTTTGCCGGTCCTCAACGGCGTTCGTCACATCGACTTGCTCAGTGCGAAATTCGGCAGGTCACACGTCTTGGGCGGCGTCTGCATCGTCGCGACGACGCTCGACGAAAAAGGACGTATCGTTCAGCTTCGCGAGATGCAAGAACTGACCTACGGTGAGCTCGACGGCAGCAACTCCGCGCGCGTGCTCGATGTCGATCGCAGCCTCCAGGGCGCCGGTTTCACCGCACGGTTGTCTTCGAGCATCGAGTTGGAGATGTGGGAGAAGTGGGTTTTCATCGCGACGCTCGGCACCATTACGTGTCTGCTTCGCGGAAGCGTCGGTCAGATTGCGCGGGCACCCCGAGGTCGCGACCTAACAGGCGCGGCGATAGACGAGTGCGTATCGGTGGCAACGGCGGCCGGATACGCGCCGCGCGCGCCGGCCTTGGAACGAATCCGCACGACATTAACGGACCCCGATTCCAACCTAACCTCGTCGCTGTATCGCGACCTGCAAAGCGGCGCGAAGCTCGAAGCCGACGCCATCATCGGCGATATGTGCGTTCGCGGCGAAGCCGCGGGCGTGAAACTCCCGCTGCTCGCCGCTGCCTACGCCCAGCTGTCGATAGCTATGGCGTGA
- a CDS encoding aldehyde dehydrogenase family protein: protein MSQYAQEAAQALARMGASIRSGSAKVHSPIDGSPLASIATEDGRAAELAIEKARAGFTAWSQSPAPRRGELVRRFGEELRKHKTDLALLISLEVGKIATESLGEVQEMIDICDFAVGLSRQLYGRTIASERADHALRELWHPLGVVAVITAFNFPGAVWAWNTALALICGDAVIWKPSEKAPLTALASSALLDRAGKAFGAPDGLHQLLVGDREAGMALVENQGVDLVSATGSTAMGRDVGTRVARRFGRSLLELGGNNAMIVTATADLDLALQAIVFGAAGTAGQRCTTLRRVLIDETVYEELVAKIRSAYARISIGNPLDDETLVGPLIDAGAFERMTDALAAARREGGTVYGGRRVLEDRFPHAFYVEPALVEMPGQTEIVRQETFAPILYAMHYRELREAIATNNGVRQGLSSAIVTRDLAEAETFMSAQGSDCGIVNVNTSPSGAEIGGAFGGEKETGGGRESGSDCWKAYMRRVTATINYANGLVLSQGVNFTP, encoded by the coding sequence ATGTCGCAGTACGCACAAGAGGCGGCGCAAGCGCTCGCGCGCATGGGAGCGTCGATTCGCTCCGGTAGCGCAAAAGTACATTCGCCGATCGACGGTTCGCCGCTGGCGTCGATTGCCACGGAGGACGGGCGCGCGGCCGAACTCGCGATCGAAAAGGCGCGAGCCGGATTTACGGCGTGGTCGCAGTCACCGGCACCGCGACGCGGCGAGCTCGTTCGCCGATTCGGCGAGGAGCTGCGCAAGCATAAAACGGATCTGGCGCTCCTCATCAGTCTCGAGGTCGGGAAGATCGCGACTGAGAGTCTCGGCGAGGTTCAGGAGATGATCGACATCTGCGACTTCGCGGTCGGATTATCGCGTCAGCTCTACGGACGAACGATCGCGTCCGAGCGCGCGGATCACGCGCTACGCGAGCTTTGGCATCCGTTGGGCGTGGTCGCGGTCATCACGGCGTTCAATTTCCCCGGAGCGGTGTGGGCTTGGAATACGGCCCTCGCATTGATCTGCGGCGATGCCGTGATATGGAAGCCCTCCGAAAAAGCGCCGCTTACCGCACTCGCCTCGTCCGCGCTGCTCGACCGCGCAGGCAAAGCGTTTGGCGCGCCTGACGGACTTCATCAGCTTCTCGTCGGCGACCGCGAAGCCGGCATGGCTCTAGTTGAAAACCAAGGCGTCGACCTCGTCTCGGCGACTGGTTCGACCGCGATGGGCCGCGACGTCGGGACGCGCGTCGCTCGCCGGTTTGGGCGCAGCCTGCTGGAGCTCGGCGGCAACAACGCGATGATCGTGACCGCAACGGCCGACTTGGATCTGGCACTGCAAGCGATTGTGTTCGGCGCCGCCGGAACGGCCGGCCAGCGCTGCACTACATTGCGACGCGTGCTGATTGACGAAACCGTCTACGAGGAACTCGTCGCAAAAATACGATCGGCCTACGCCCGCATTTCGATCGGCAACCCGCTGGATGATGAAACGCTCGTGGGGCCGCTCATCGACGCCGGCGCGTTCGAGCGAATGACCGATGCCCTGGCGGCCGCGCGTCGAGAAGGCGGCACGGTGTACGGCGGACGGCGCGTTCTCGAGGATCGCTTCCCGCACGCGTTTTACGTCGAACCCGCGCTCGTCGAGATGCCCGGTCAAACCGAGATCGTTCGTCAGGAGACGTTTGCGCCGATTCTCTACGCGATGCATTATCGAGAGCTTCGCGAAGCCATTGCAACGAATAACGGCGTTCGGCAAGGTCTCTCTTCGGCGATCGTCACGCGAGATCTGGCCGAAGCCGAAACGTTCATGTCCGCGCAAGGCAGCGACTGCGGCATCGTCAACGTCAACACGTCTCCTTCGGGGGCCGAAATCGGCGGCGCCTTCGGCGGCGAAAAGGAGACGGGCGGCGGTCGCGAGTCCGGGTCGGATTGCTGGAAGGCCTACATGCGCCGCGTCACGGCCACGATCAACTACGCAAACGGATTGGTACTCTCGCAGGGCGTGAACTTCACGCCATAG
- a CDS encoding quinone oxidoreductase, translating to MAANVMANVKALYFERFGGPDVLTYGDIADPVSSRGHALVETAAIGLNFADVYRRRGNYHLAGEPPFVAGYEAAGTVVQCGDGAPPSIQPGTRVAFADSPFANAELVAVPYDKLVVLPDGIDFNTAAAVLLQGLTAQYLISDSYTAMPNDTAVVHAAAGGVGLLLVQLLVHAGARAIAFASTAEKCAAARHYGAAEAYTYAEGWPERAHGANVVYDSVGSTLDASIDSVRTGGTVVFYGFAGGDPKPVDPRVLMDGSKRLVGGDLWNVLTSHDERERRTSKLFELILTGALRVPIARTFALSDGSAAHEYLENRSAIGKVLLIP from the coding sequence TTGGCGGCGAACGTTATGGCCAACGTGAAAGCGCTCTACTTCGAACGATTCGGCGGACCCGACGTACTGACATACGGCGACATTGCCGATCCGGTGTCGTCGCGCGGTCACGCGCTCGTGGAAACGGCCGCGATCGGTTTGAACTTTGCGGACGTCTACCGCCGGCGCGGAAACTATCATCTCGCGGGCGAGCCTCCGTTCGTCGCAGGGTACGAAGCGGCCGGCACCGTCGTGCAGTGCGGCGACGGAGCGCCGCCGTCAATACAACCGGGTACGCGCGTGGCCTTCGCCGACAGTCCGTTTGCCAACGCCGAGCTCGTCGCCGTTCCGTACGACAAACTGGTCGTGCTGCCGGACGGCATCGACTTCAACACTGCGGCCGCAGTGCTGCTGCAAGGGCTGACCGCACAGTACCTGATCTCAGACAGCTACACTGCGATGCCGAACGATACGGCCGTCGTGCACGCCGCGGCCGGCGGCGTCGGGCTGCTGCTCGTCCAACTTCTCGTGCACGCCGGCGCGCGCGCGATCGCGTTCGCCTCGACGGCCGAAAAGTGCGCGGCCGCACGGCACTATGGCGCGGCGGAAGCGTACACGTATGCCGAGGGATGGCCCGAACGGGCGCACGGCGCCAACGTTGTCTACGACTCGGTCGGCTCGACGCTCGATGCGTCCATCGACAGCGTTCGAACCGGCGGTACGGTCGTGTTTTACGGCTTTGCCGGCGGCGATCCGAAGCCGGTCGACCCACGCGTGCTGATGGACGGCTCGAAGCGACTCGTCGGAGGCGATCTCTGGAACGTCCTGACGTCTCACGACGAGCGCGAACGGCGAACGAGCAAGCTCTTCGAACTCATCCTCACCGGCGCACTGCGCGTTCCGATCGCAAGGACGTTCGCGCTGAGCGACGGATCGGCAGCGCACGAGTACCTCGAGAATCGCTCGGCGATTGGCAAAGTGCTGCTCATCCCATGA
- a CDS encoding STAS domain-containing protein, giving the protein MKYTTIVYERTCEQLEAATLEALNEGRNVIVNLDYVPVLGIEDMRRLIKLLRQSRDIGGEFALRATRPDVRKTLAVTALDRVFTVVDAA; this is encoded by the coding sequence ATGAAGTATACGACCATCGTCTACGAGCGCACGTGCGAGCAGCTCGAAGCTGCCACGCTCGAGGCGCTCAACGAGGGCCGCAACGTTATCGTTAACCTCGACTACGTGCCGGTGTTGGGTATTGAAGACATGCGCCGCCTGATCAAACTCTTGCGGCAGAGCCGCGACATCGGCGGCGAGTTCGCGCTGCGCGCGACGCGGCCCGACGTGCGCAAGACGCTGGCCGTGACGGCGCTCGATCGCGTCTTTACGGTCGTCGACGCCGCCTAA
- a CDS encoding MarR family transcriptional regulator produces the protein MRDRIDAIVAQWKGERPDLDTHAMAVVGRLQRAAAALRPKLDETHGASGLQGETFDVLASLRRSGAPYQLSPTELYREMMLTSGAMTNRIDRLEEAGLVARRPDPDDRRGTLVRLTAKGKTLIDTATSKHVANEERLLSALNARERQQLNELLRKLLMSLGDV, from the coding sequence ATGCGTGACCGAATCGATGCCATCGTCGCCCAATGGAAGGGCGAACGCCCCGATCTCGATACCCACGCCATGGCCGTGGTCGGACGCTTACAGCGCGCGGCGGCTGCGCTGCGCCCAAAGCTGGACGAGACGCACGGCGCGTCTGGGCTGCAGGGCGAAACCTTCGACGTCCTCGCGTCGCTGCGCCGCTCGGGCGCGCCGTATCAGTTGTCGCCGACCGAGCTCTACCGCGAGATGATGCTGACCTCGGGCGCCATGACTAACCGCATCGATCGCCTGGAAGAGGCCGGCCTCGTCGCGCGGCGCCCGGATCCCGACGATCGCCGCGGAACGCTCGTCCGATTGACGGCCAAAGGCAAGACGCTCATCGATACGGCAACGAGCAAACACGTCGCCAACGAAGAGCGTCTGCTGTCGGCGCTGAACGCGCGCGAACGCCAGCAGCTCAACGAGCTGCTGCGTAAGCTATTGATGAGTTTGGGCGACGTTTAG
- a CDS encoding VOC family protein, producing the protein MSKIAVKSLDHVVFNVADPERSVAFYAGVLGLQPERLDQYRAGTVPFPSVRVNGQTILDFFPPSYHRATPGGNNVNHIALSLDNAPYEIEAFLRDRGVPVVREMEGNFGARGDDAHAFQVLDPDGNTIELSAYVSNVPREQDVLERQPIR; encoded by the coding sequence ATGTCGAAGATCGCCGTCAAATCCCTCGACCACGTCGTATTCAACGTCGCCGACCCCGAACGCAGCGTCGCGTTCTATGCCGGGGTGCTGGGGTTGCAGCCGGAGCGCCTCGACCAGTACCGCGCCGGTACGGTACCCTTCCCGTCGGTGCGGGTCAACGGGCAGACCATCCTCGATTTCTTCCCCCCGAGCTATCACCGCGCGACGCCCGGCGGCAACAACGTCAATCACATTGCGCTCTCGCTCGACAACGCTCCGTACGAAATCGAGGCGTTTCTGCGCGATCGCGGCGTTCCGGTCGTGCGCGAAATGGAGGGCAATTTCGGCGCGCGAGGCGACGACGCGCACGCGTTCCAGGTGCTCGATCCCGACGGGAATACCATCGAACTGAGTGCTTATGTCTCAAACGTGCCGCGAGAGCAGGACGTTCTGGAACGACAGCCGATCCGATAA
- a CDS encoding SulP family inorganic anion transporter, translating into MRDVSSGILTAIVSLAYTLSCAALIFSGPLSYGLSVGVAASLIAMATCMLATALLGPFPRAIAGVDGNAAAVLAAMAAAMALSLGQSGTPPGPQLVTVMAAIAIATLCTAMLLAFLGFVRGARWVRIIPYPVMGGFIAAVGWLLVVGSVRVATGMPATAANAAGLTHGTPLAQLIATVALAAALIVAARRIVSAAAISLVLVAAVAIGDTVLGLLPGGLHAAAAAGWFPLANDRAGWSLWYLNLNLHDIAWPAIWQVWPEIVTVAAISTITILINATAFELVSQTDADLDAQLRADGIGNIASLVLGGFVGYFALARSVLNVRLGAKGRLSGYTVAAIGAALVFAGSSIGRYVPVYLLAGLLLYIGYTMLDTWIVKTRRPLPALEWVALLIIVVVIVSFGFFYGIIAGLVACTAIFAFNYSRTTAIASVQSGAQYRSTLVRSPSEFAALVEHGDEIRAIALHGFLFFAVADRLYRRFLDTVIDGKARFAILDFSRVNGIDAAAATSFVKMARAADRADVAIAFAAMSDGVARQWAAAAGPLDDGVKRFTDLDHAMEWGEDQLIERYATVPGDDPTLRGWLETEFGDAGVAARLVAVLQRREIAAGETLCREGEAADSMFFIESGHIGIVVRRDDGSMQRLRSLGEHTMLGEMGLYRQTPRSASAVAEKPSVVFELTREAFANIERADPELAGTIHRTIVRTLSDRLSFQNVLLSRHV; encoded by the coding sequence GTGCGCGACGTTTCCAGCGGCATCTTAACGGCGATCGTTTCGCTGGCTTACACCTTGTCGTGCGCGGCGCTGATCTTTTCGGGACCGCTGTCTTACGGTTTGAGCGTCGGCGTCGCCGCATCGCTGATCGCGATGGCGACCTGCATGCTCGCGACCGCGCTGCTCGGTCCGTTTCCTCGGGCGATCGCCGGCGTCGACGGTAACGCCGCCGCCGTTCTCGCGGCCATGGCCGCGGCAATGGCGTTGTCGCTGGGCCAGAGCGGCACGCCGCCCGGGCCGCAGCTGGTCACGGTTATGGCCGCGATCGCGATCGCCACGCTGTGCACCGCGATGCTGCTCGCGTTTCTTGGTTTCGTACGCGGCGCGCGATGGGTGCGTATTATTCCGTATCCCGTGATGGGTGGATTCATCGCCGCGGTTGGATGGCTGCTCGTCGTCGGCTCGGTGCGTGTCGCCACCGGAATGCCGGCAACCGCTGCGAACGCCGCTGGGCTTACGCACGGGACCCCGCTCGCTCAACTGATTGCGACCGTCGCACTCGCCGCGGCGCTTATCGTCGCGGCCAGACGCATCGTCTCGGCCGCCGCCATCTCGCTGGTGCTCGTCGCCGCGGTCGCCATCGGCGACACCGTTCTAGGCCTGCTTCCGGGCGGATTGCACGCGGCCGCAGCGGCGGGATGGTTTCCGTTAGCCAACGATCGCGCGGGCTGGTCGCTGTGGTATCTCAACCTCAACCTTCACGACATTGCGTGGCCGGCAATCTGGCAGGTTTGGCCCGAAATCGTGACCGTCGCCGCCATATCCACCATCACGATTCTCATTAACGCCACCGCCTTCGAGCTCGTTTCGCAAACCGATGCCGACCTCGACGCACAGCTGCGTGCCGACGGCATCGGAAACATCGCCTCTCTCGTACTCGGCGGATTCGTGGGATACTTCGCGCTGGCGCGCAGCGTCCTCAACGTTCGGCTCGGAGCGAAGGGCCGGCTCTCCGGCTACACCGTCGCCGCCATCGGCGCGGCGCTCGTCTTTGCCGGTTCGAGCATCGGCAGGTACGTACCGGTGTACCTGCTAGCCGGTTTGTTGCTCTACATCGGTTACACGATGCTCGACACGTGGATCGTCAAAACGCGACGACCGCTGCCGGCGTTGGAGTGGGTCGCGCTTTTGATCATCGTCGTCGTCATCGTGAGCTTCGGCTTTTTCTACGGAATCATCGCCGGACTGGTCGCGTGCACGGCCATCTTTGCGTTCAACTACAGCCGCACGACCGCAATCGCATCGGTGCAGTCCGGAGCGCAGTATCGCAGCACGCTCGTGCGGTCGCCGTCGGAGTTCGCGGCGCTCGTCGAGCACGGTGACGAGATTCGCGCGATCGCGTTGCATGGATTTCTCTTTTTCGCCGTTGCCGACCGGCTGTATCGGCGATTCTTGGATACCGTCATCGACGGAAAGGCGCGATTTGCGATTCTCGATTTCAGCCGGGTCAACGGAATCGACGCCGCGGCGGCAACGAGCTTCGTGAAAATGGCCCGAGCGGCTGACCGCGCCGACGTGGCGATTGCCTTTGCCGCCATGAGCGACGGCGTTGCGCGGCAATGGGCTGCGGCGGCAGGTCCGCTCGACGATGGGGTCAAGCGCTTTACGGATCTCGATCACGCCATGGAATGGGGCGAAGACCAGCTCATCGAGCGCTATGCGACGGTGCCCGGCGACGATCCGACACTGCGCGGATGGCTCGAGACGGAGTTCGGTGACGCCGGGGTGGCCGCGCGTTTGGTTGCCGTATTACAGCGACGCGAAATCGCTGCCGGCGAAACGCTGTGTCGTGAAGGCGAAGCGGCGGATTCGATGTTCTTCATCGAGAGCGGGCATATCGGTATCGTCGTGCGCAGAGACGACGGATCGATGCAGCGGTTGCGCAGCCTGGGCGAGCACACGATGCTCGGCGAGATGGGTCTCTATCGCCAGACCCCGCGCAGCGCGTCGGCCGTCGCGGAAAAACCTAGCGTCGTCTTCGAACTTACGCGCGAAGCGTTCGCGAACATCGAGCGCGCGGATCCCGAGCTTGCCGGAACCATTCACCGCACGATCGTCCGCACGTTATCGGATCGGCTGTCGTTCCAGAACGTCCTGCTCTCGCGGCACGTTTGA
- a CDS encoding S53 family peptidase codes for MLSACSAAATGPALPSDDTAAPGAPEAAHHRMHRHDTEALPISSRAIPISSRAIPISSRAIPINFAALPQLLNICGLPIVGRVSCGAIRRLDVLPQLGLLPSLIAGYQPSDLASAYNVPQGAAGGTIGIVIAYGDPNAENDLSTYRSTFGLPPCGTSDGCLRFVNGADGSSTLPAGSETWAQELSIDLDMASAICPNCKLLVSEAPSADIEALTTAMQIAIQKGATVVSNSYTTPESATLAADNPKWNHPGTPIVAGAGDSGYGVGWPASSSYVTAVGGTTLLPILSGFAWLETAWGSTGSGCSKYVSKPAWQRDAGCKMRTLNDVAAIANPVPGVSVYDTYFANQSMQGWAAYGGTSVSTPIVAALYAMSANRSGTGASTLYSAPRSGFNDILLGANALCLTYLCTSGLGYDGPTGLGTPNGVAGL; via the coding sequence TTGCTTTCCGCCTGTTCGGCGGCCGCAACCGGACCGGCTTTACCGTCGGACGATACGGCGGCGCCTGGCGCACCGGAGGCGGCGCATCACCGGATGCACCGACACGACACCGAGGCCCTTCCGATCAGCTCGCGTGCGATTCCGATCAGCTCGCGCGCGATCCCGATCTCTTCGCGCGCCATTCCCATCAACTTCGCGGCCTTGCCGCAACTGCTGAACATCTGCGGATTGCCGATCGTCGGACGCGTCTCGTGCGGCGCGATTCGCCGCCTCGACGTATTGCCGCAACTGGGGCTCCTGCCGTCGCTAATTGCAGGATATCAACCGTCGGATCTGGCCAGCGCGTATAACGTCCCGCAAGGCGCAGCCGGCGGAACGATCGGCATCGTGATCGCTTACGGCGATCCTAACGCCGAGAACGATCTCTCCACCTACCGTTCGACGTTCGGTTTGCCGCCGTGCGGCACGAGCGACGGTTGCCTACGCTTCGTCAACGGTGCCGACGGTTCGAGCACGTTACCCGCGGGCAGCGAAACGTGGGCGCAAGAGCTGTCCATCGATCTCGATATGGCGTCGGCGATTTGCCCGAACTGCAAGCTGCTGGTATCGGAAGCGCCGTCGGCCGACATCGAGGCGCTCACGACCGCGATGCAGATTGCGATCCAAAAGGGCGCGACGGTAGTCAGCAACAGTTACACCACGCCCGAAAGCGCGACCCTCGCTGCGGACAATCCCAAGTGGAACCATCCGGGCACGCCGATCGTGGCGGGCGCCGGAGATTCGGGATACGGCGTTGGCTGGCCGGCATCGTCGTCGTACGTGACGGCGGTCGGCGGCACGACGCTGCTGCCGATTCTGAGCGGTTTCGCGTGGCTTGAAACGGCGTGGGGCAGCACGGGCAGCGGCTGCAGCAAGTACGTATCGAAGCCGGCGTGGCAACGCGACGCGGGTTGCAAGATGCGTACGCTCAACGATGTGGCTGCGATCGCAAATCCCGTTCCCGGCGTCTCGGTCTACGACACCTATTTCGCTAACCAGTCGATGCAGGGATGGGCCGCGTACGGCGGCACGAGCGTCTCGACGCCAATCGTCGCTGCACTGTACGCGATGTCGGCGAATCGCTCGGGAACGGGCGCATCGACACTGTATTCTGCGCCGAGGTCCGGCTTCAACGACATCCTACTGGGAGCCAACGCCTTGTGCCTGACGTATCTGTGCACCTCGGGGCTGGGATACGACGGACCGACGGGTCTCGGTACGCCCAACGGAGTTGCCGGGCTCTAA
- a CDS encoding HD-GYP domain-containing protein: MRAGVEGTASGSRPEVASAVLERAILPQERTLATEIVVMQLLDRIAEVADGASAARLMQWLEDISARHPELGCLSVLLSATWRQVLENGALEGRIADKTMLMALGETIDAAARKPRPLSIARDEPFDEIDACLADLIVRLFEHDPITAEHSKAVSSWCARLARKLGLSPADTLLVKRGGLAHDVGKIGTPETILLAPRSLNDDEWAVMRRHTIDGAEIVADLPLLAELLPAIRSHHERLDGAGYPDGLRGDDIPLSARIVAVADCFNAMIGRRPYRPPMAPSRALELLDKAAGTHLDPEIVAAMRAIVTG, encoded by the coding sequence ATGAGGGCCGGCGTCGAAGGCACCGCTTCGGGCTCGCGCCCCGAGGTCGCTTCGGCGGTGTTGGAACGCGCGATCTTGCCGCAGGAGCGAACGCTGGCAACCGAGATCGTCGTCATGCAGTTGCTCGATCGCATCGCAGAAGTCGCCGACGGTGCGAGCGCAGCGCGGTTGATGCAGTGGCTCGAAGATATCTCGGCACGCCATCCGGAGTTGGGCTGCTTGAGCGTGCTGCTATCGGCGACGTGGCGGCAAGTCCTTGAGAATGGGGCGCTCGAGGGGCGTATTGCCGACAAGACTATGCTGATGGCGCTAGGCGAGACGATCGACGCGGCGGCGCGCAAGCCGCGGCCGCTTTCGATCGCACGCGACGAACCGTTCGATGAAATCGATGCGTGTTTGGCGGACTTGATCGTGCGCCTGTTCGAGCACGACCCGATCACCGCAGAACACTCCAAGGCGGTCTCGTCGTGGTGCGCGCGACTGGCGCGCAAGCTCGGCTTATCACCGGCCGACACCCTGCTGGTTAAACGCGGCGGCCTCGCCCACGACGTGGGCAAAATCGGCACTCCGGAAACGATTCTGCTGGCTCCGCGCTCGCTCAATGACGACGAGTGGGCCGTCATGCGACGACACACGATCGACGGCGCCGAGATCGTGGCCGACCTTCCGCTCCTGGCCGAGCTCTTGCCCGCAATCCGCAGCCACCACGAGCGCCTCGACGGAGCGGGGTACCCGGACGGTTTGCGAGGTGACGACATCCCGCTGAGCGCCCGAATCGTGGCGGTCGCCGACTGCTTCAACGCGATGATCGGGCGGCGGCCTTACCGACCGCCGATGGCACCCTCACGCGCCTTGGAGCTGCTCGATAAAGCCGCGGGGACGCACCTTGACCCCGAGATTGTCGCTGCGATGCGGGCGATCGTGACAGGGTAG